A window of the Tenebrio molitor chromosome 1, icTenMoli1.1, whole genome shotgun sequence genome harbors these coding sequences:
- the LOC138122857 gene encoding uncharacterized protein, with product MPKQKISLREKILQWTSKKDLYEIKSSREMFCKACGKLFICEKKCHLQQHEQTAIHKENIMTPLRQTLLTQNLEESANSTFNMELCNVFLAANIPWHKLQNPAFQNFLTKYCGRKIPDESTLRKNYLPKCYKDTIDRIRNELDPFNIWVSVDETTDALGRYVANCLVGKLSEDEPGKSYLLASKQLERTNHETIARFVNQSLEILWSTRVVAEKFLLFVTDGAPYMIKSGRHLKVFYPKIVHVTCLAHALNLVAEKIRYQYEDVDNLISNVKKIFVKAPLRVEMYKEKLKEMPLPPQPILTRWGTWLQAAMFYSEHFDSIKEVVMSFDGSSAVAIQKAQSIMKKPGIKNQLIYVRSNFKIICESITQLEKNGLPLTDSIKIVENVFTSLKKSPGPVAAVALKKLEDVTEKNPGYKFLLELARIFRGEDVPEHDTKMEEIYYKFAPITSCEVERSFSKYKSILVDNRQCFKVENLEQYLVCNVNT from the exons atgccgaaacaaaaaattagtttacgcgaaaaaatattacagtggacaagcaagaaagatttatatgaaataaaatcaagccgagaaatgttttgtaaagcttgtggtaaactg tttatatgcgaaaaaaaatgtcacttgcaacagcatgagcaaacggccatccataaagagaacattatgacaccgcttcggcaaacgttgctgacacagaacttggaggaatcggcaaatagtacattcaatatggaactttgtaacgtctttttagctgccaatataccatggcacaaactacaaaatcctgcgtttcagaattttctgacaaaatattgtggtagaaaaattccggatgagtctactttacggaaaaattatttaccaaaatgctacaaagat actattgaccgcattcggaatgagctggatccttttaacatatgggtttcagttgacgaaacaacagatgcacttgggcgatatgtggcgaattgtctggttgggaaactttcagaagatgaacctggaaaatcttatcttttggcgtctaaacaattagaaagaacaaatcatgagacaatagctagattcgtaaatcaatctttag aaatcttgtggagtaccagagttgttgctgaaaagtttcttttgtttgtaacggatggagcaccatatatgataaaatctggtagacaccttaaggtgttttatccaaaaattgtgcatgtcacatgcttagcgcatgctttaaatctagtggctgaaaaaattcgctatcaatatgaagatgtggataatttaatttcgaacgtgaaaaaaattttcgttaaggcacctttgagagttgaaatgtacaaagaaaaactaaaagaaatgccactgcctccacagccaattttaacacgatggggaacatggcttcaggctgctatgttttacagcgaacactttgattccattaaagaa gttgtcatgtcctttgatggaagttctgctgttgctattcaaaaagcacagtctataatgaagaaacccggaataaaaaaccaattaatttatgttcgcagtaattttaaaataatctgcgaaagtattactcaattggaaaaaaatgggttacctttaaccgattcaatcaaaattgttgaaaacgtatttacctccctaaaaaaatctccaggccctgtagcagcagtagcattaaaaaaacttgaagatgttactgaaaaaaatcctggatacaaatttcttctagaattggcaagaatttttagaggtgaagatgtgccggaacatgacaccaaaatggaagaaatttattacaaatttgcgcccattacctcttgcgaggtagaaagaagtttttcaaaatataagtccattttggtggataaccgacaatgttttaaagtagaaaatttagagcaatatcttgtatgcaatgtaaatacgtaa